GCGATGGGTGCTCCCAACCATAGCCAGGGGGATGGGAGGTAGGCGAGGTTGAAAATTTGCTCGGCCAAGAGTGCGGCGGCAGCTGATGAGACGACGACAGCGACGCTTCCGGCTAATAGCCCGAGCACGGCAAACTCTGCTAGCAATCCTTTTTGAAGCTGCCCCCGCTGTGCGCCCAAGGTGCGCAGCAGTGCGCTCTCGCGAATGCGCTCATCAAGGGTGGATTGTATGGCGGCGTACATCACCATTAGGCCAGCCAGTAGTGTGAAGAGGAAGACAAACTCTACCGCCATAATGACCCGTTCTACAATTCGCCTGACTTCTTCCATAATGGAGGAGACATCCAGCACTGTAATATTGGGGAACTGCTGTAGCAGCTGGTTAAGCAGTGGGTATTTATTTTCAGGCAGGTAGAAACTACTCACATAGTTGCTGGGGTAGTTATCCAGCACGCCAGGGGATGCAATCACAAAGAAGTTGACCTGAAAGCTGTCCCACTCCACGCTACGCAAACTGGTGACGGTTGCCTCTACCTCCTCACCGGCAATTTTGTAGCGTAGCCGATCACCCAGTCGAATACCGAATGCCTCGGCAATCCCCTGCTCTATTGAAAATTGCGGTTGGTCACTGGCTTGCCACCACGCCCCTTCGATCAGGCGGTTGCCGTTTGGCATTGTTTGTGACCAAGAGAGGTTAAACTCCCTCATCAGTAGCCGCTTTGCCCGGTCGTCCGGGAAGTCGTCTACGCTGAGTATGTTGTTGTTGATCGCCACTAAGCGCCCTCTTACCATGGGATAGAGGGGAACGTTATCGACCTGCTGTTGGCGAAAAAATTGCGCCACCGCGGCCACTTGATCGGGTTGGATATTAATCAGGAAACGGTTGGGGGCATTTTCGGGTAGTTGCAGCTGCCACTCACTGAGCAGGTCACCCCGCACCATGGTGAGCAGTAATAGCGCCATGATGCCGAGGCCAAAGCCACTCACCTGCACTACGCTGGCGGTGGTACGGCGAGAGATATTCAGCAATCCAAAGCGCCACGATAACCCCACCTGCCCTTTAAGGCGGCCAATTCCCCACACCATCAACCAGGCCAGTGAGGCCAGCAGTAGCAGCGACACCGCTACGCCCAATAAGGCAAAGAGCCCTAACCGTACATCACCTGCCTGGATGACCAGCAGCACCATGAGTGCGCTAAGGCTGATCAGGAAAACCAGCCACGGCTGGGTGCCAGCCCCTTGCAGCTCCCGGCGCAATACCCGTAGCGCGGGGACTCGGCTAAGGGCGATAAAACGCG
The window above is part of the Gammaproteobacteria bacterium genome. Proteins encoded here:
- a CDS encoding FtsX-like permease family protein, encoding MTTALALRMLRREWRSGELRVIWLSLLIAVAAVVAVGVFSDRVNQALIQQANALQGGDLILSSDNPLPLTYRQQADHAGILWVEGYEFPSMVMVDDRARLVAVKAVSNGYPLRGQLLISQDPFAPAQVASGLPAPGTVWVEPQLLSDLALSVGDSLSLGALSVQISAVIRNEPARAAGNLFSLSPRVLLNSANLAATELVQPASRVRYQLMMAGDMAQINQHKKQLQRQLQPGERLLDITDGRPEVNMAVERAARFLGLAALVSVLLAGVAIAMASRRYSERHYDHCAVLRCLGASHRQILNLFLLQLLIVGTVAGGLGAALGYLAQAGLVNALAPLFSGELPPPSLQPAAVGILVGLVTLFGFSLPRFIALSRVPALRVLRRELQGAGTQPWLVFLISLSALMVLLVIQAGDVRLGLFALLGVAVSLLLLASLAWLMVWGIGRLKGQVGLSWRFGLLNISRRTTASVVQVSGFGLGIMALLLLTMVRGDLLSEWQLQLPENAPNRFLINIQPDQVAAVAQFFRQQQVDNVPLYPMVRGRLVAINNNILSVDDFPDDRAKRLLMREFNLSWSQTMPNGNRLIEGAWWQASDQPQFSIEQGIAEAFGIRLGDRLRYKIAGEEVEATVTSLRSVEWDSFQVNFFVIASPGVLDNYPSNYVSSFYLPENKYPLLNQLLQQFPNITVLDVSSIMEEVRRIVERVIMAVEFVFLFTLLAGLMVMYAAIQSTLDERIRESALLRTLGAQRGQLQKGLLAEFAVLGLLAGSVAVVVSSAAAALLAEQIFNLAYLPSPWLWLGAPIASALAIGLAGVLSTRFILKQPPLVSLRC